Proteins co-encoded in one Arachis hypogaea cultivar Tifrunner chromosome 13, arahy.Tifrunner.gnm2.J5K5, whole genome shotgun sequence genomic window:
- the LOC112735921 gene encoding uncharacterized protein — translation MAITPSSSESHTPTPKTILQPPSQPSLPPPQTPAENTECVKCDSCGFSEDCTPAYITRLRHRYQGRWLCGLCIEAVKEESMRSERDISTEEALNRHMKVCTQFRTLLSVPSLHETEHPISALGRVILRRMDSSPRRHLRSNSVGSLHPVNAVGPSSSLLRTGSCFPSLSR, via the exons ATGGCAATCACACCATCAAGCTCCGAATCTCACACACCCACACCGAAAACCATTCTACAGCCGCCTTCACAGCCGTCGCTGCCACCACCACAGACACCAGCCGAGAACACCGAGTGCGTAAAATGCGACTCGTGCGGCTTCAGCGAGGACTGCACCCCTGCATACATCACTCGCCTTCGCCACAG GTACCAAGGTCGGTGGCTGTGTGGGTTATGCATTGAAGCAGTGAAGGAAGAATCAATGAGGTCAGAGAGGGACATATCAACGGAGGAAGCTCTTAACCGCCACATGAAGGTCTGCACGCAGTTTAGAACGCTGTTGTCGGTGCCTTCTTTGCATGAAACGGAGCATCCAATCTCCGCTCTCGGCCGCGTCATTCTCCGGCGAATGGACTCTTCCCCGCGGAGGCATCTCAGGTCCAACTCCGTTGGCTCTCTGCATCCTGTCAATGCCGTTGGACCATCGTCCTCTCTCCTTCGTACTGGTAGTTGCTTCCCTTCTCTCTCTCGTTAG